In the genome of Neovison vison isolate M4711 chromosome 3, ASM_NN_V1, whole genome shotgun sequence, one region contains:
- the LOC122902458 gene encoding integrin-linked kinase-associated serine/threonine phosphatase 2C isoform X2: protein MASGSGGPLLFDDLPPASSGDSGPLDTAMSQMVKSEEKGAKRKAPEGERNGSEELVEKKVCKASSVIFGLKGYVAERKGEREEMQDAHVILNDITEECRPPSSLITRVSYFAVFDGHGGIRASKFAAQNLHQNLIRKFPKGDVISVEKTVKRCLLDTFKHTDEEFLKQASSQKPAWKDGSTATCVLAVDNILYIANLGDSRAILCRFNEESQKHAALSLSKEHNPTQYEERMRIQKAGGNVRDGRVLGVLEVSRSIGDGQYKRCGVTSVPDIRRCQLTPNDRFILLACDGLFKVFTPEEAVNFILSCLEDEKIQSREGKPTVDARYEAACNRLASKAVQRGSADNVTVMVVRIGSP from the exons GGTCCGGGGGACCTTTGCTTTTTGATGATCTCCCACCAGCCAGCAGTGGCGATTCAG GTCCTCTCGACACTGCAATGTCCCAGATGGTAAAGAGTGAAGAGAAAGGAGCAAAGAGAAAAGCCCCCGAAGGAGAGAGGAATGGCAGTGAAGAGCTTGTGGAAAAGAAAGTTTGTAAAG CCTCCTCAGTGATCTTCGGTTTGAAAGGCTATGTGGCCGAGCGGAAGGGCGAGCGGGAGGAGATGCAGGACGCCCATGTCATCCTGAACGACATCACAGAGGAGTGTAGACCCCCGTCGTCCCTCAT TACCCGGGTTTcatattttgctgtttttgatGGACACGGAGGAATTCGAGCCTCAAAATTTGCTGCACAGAATTTGCATCAGAACTTAATCCGGAAGTTTCCTAAAG GAGATGTAATCAGTGTAGAGAAAACCGTGAAGAGATGCCTTTTGGACACTTTTAAGCATACTGATGAAGAATTCCTTAAACAAGCTTCAAGCCA gaagcctgcctggAAGGATGGCTCCACTGCCACGTGCGTTCTGGCCGTAGACAACATTCTGTACATCGCCAACCTTGGAGATAGCCGG GCAATCCTGTGTCGTTTTAATGAGGAGAGTCAAAAGCATGCAGCCTTAAGCCTCAGCAAGGAGCATAATCCCACACAGTATGAAGAACGAATGAGAATACAGAAGGCTGGAGGAAATGTCAG GGACGGTCGTGTCCTGGGTGTGCTGGAGGTGTCCCGCTCCATTGGGGATGGACAGTACAAGCGCTGTGGGGTCACTTCTGTGCCGGACATCAGACGCTGCCAGCTGACCCCCAATGACAG gttcattctgttggcctGTGATGGCCTCTTCAAGGTCTTCACGCCAGAAGAAGCGGTGAACTTCATCCTGTCCTGCCTGGAG GATGAGAAGATCCAGAGCCGGGAAGGGAAGCCCACCGTGGACGCCCGCTATGAAGCCGCCTGCAACCGGCTGGCCAGCAAAGCGGTGCAGCGGGGCTCGGCGGACAACGTCACCGTGATGGTGGTGCGGATAGGGTCCCCGTGA